One Oncorhynchus keta strain PuntledgeMale-10-30-2019 chromosome 22, Oket_V2, whole genome shotgun sequence DNA window includes the following coding sequences:
- the LOC118400993 gene encoding nuclear factor of activated T-cells, cytoplasmic 3-like, with amino-acid sequence MTTVNCSGNEELDFRLIFGEDAQQLGPAGPDPGDSTPYYTTQSMVNQPIGQDLQQSQQHHQAASQQAPVQTYGNYHPSSSYEVHSSRYCPMGHLPKAFDCPSIQITSISHSHQELGSSQDAVPISGADGGGECGRERSWSRDHLYLSLDPCYRDSSSLNPSPCSSLSSRSWLSDVSSCESFSHVYDDVEAELNEAAARFTMGSPLASPLVSPGCSPQGQAAGGFGVELWQQQYFMNTHSLSPHQSPRQSPRQSPCHSPRNSVTDENWLNPRPTSRSGSRPTSPCGKRRHSSADVYRQGPSPSPSPHQSPCPTPSHSPRGSVTEDTWAVGSPGAMGGLLYNLPEVDVPSKTRRTSQQAHMGLLHGQGDSGLVPEDQGVVLPHLDSPADESGSTLKQDGLFEELFLSVPSHFTWNKPKPGNTPLFRTSSLPPLDWPLPSQFGQCELKVDVQPRGHHRAHYETEGSRGAVKAASGGHPVVKLIGYNEKPVNLQIFIGTADDRYLRPHVFYQVHRVTGKTVATACQESVISSTKVLEISLLPENNMSTSIDCAGILKLRNSDIELRKGETDIGRKNTRVRVAFRVYIPQPSGKVLCLQAASIPVECSQRSATDLPQMQSCSPLSCLVSGGGEMVITGSNISPESKVIFLEKGPDGRTQWEVDGKVIRDKSKRSRIVVEIPTYHNTTVSSAVQVQFYVCNGKRRRSQRQNFTYLAGASPHHYPTASDHAVVAPRVKQELTDSTYLSTCNNLPGLYPTSSKQNSSDGAFSQDRPLYGSSGGHPVPCGPPSQPAYTPSGSSPLQHSPHLHSYSPSMGYQRISPMHTPDSMPPPRTKPVYQATRHNVPYSGQASSPMRLGPAAFQVIRPQSAQPRPAVSSPHRESVMYQSLIGPDLSVATLQSARTHTQNATQLQSLKYHFSHSDSDLAALQAEYNLSYHSDKNLPALYSPTPGVAATCSTSPLASGSSGGPLRHLSPSSAQGLASGIDPQECPPAPHSLFSNDRGRVNIKQEPEEKLPLGSMGLQEITLDDVNEIIDRDISQLGGGAAESNQPEQDTYGWDTVILQR; translated from the exons gtccagaccctggtgaCAGCACGCCATACTATACCACCCAGTCTATGGTCAATCAGCCTATTGGCCAAGACTTACAACAGAGCCAGCAGCACCACCAGGCTGCTTCTCAACAAGCTCCTGTCCAAACCTATGGTAACTACCACCCCAGCTCCAGCTATGAAGTTCACAGTTCCAGATACTGTCCCATGGGACACCTCCCCAAGGCGTTCGACTGCCCAAGCATCCAGATCACATCTATCAGTCACAGTCACCAAGAGCTGGGCTCCAGCCAGGATGCCGTGCCCATCAGCGGGGCAGACGGCGGGGGTGAGTGCGGTCGTGAACGGTCCTGGTCCAGGGATCACCTCTACCTATCCCTGGACCCCTGTTACAGGGACTCATCGTCCCTGAACCCCAGCCCTTGCAGCAGCCTGTCCTCCAGGAGCTGGCTGTCCGACGTGTCCTCCTGCGAGTCCTTCTCGCACGTTTACGACGACGTGGAGGCTGAGCTGAACGAGGCGGCCGCCCGATTCACCATGGGTTCCCCGCTGGcctctcccctggtctcccctggCTGCTCCCCACAAGGCCAGGCCGCGGGGGGATTCGGGGTAGAGCTGTGGCAGCAGCAGTACTTCATGAACACCCACTCCCTCTCGCCCCACCAGTCCCCTCGCCAGTCGCCCCGTCAGTCCCCCTGTCACTCTCCGCGCAACAGCGTCACAGATGAGAACTGGCTTAACCCGCGCCCCACCTCCAGGTCCGGCTCAAGGCCCACATCACCTTGTGGGAAGAGACGACACTCCAGCGCAGACGTCTACAGACAGGGAccttccccctccccatcccctcatcAGTCCCCCTGCCCCACCCCCAGCCACTCTCCCAGGGGCAGCGTAACAGAGGACACCTGGGCGGTTGGAAGCCCTGGTGCCATGGGGGGCCTCCTATACAACCTCCCTGAGGTAGATGTTCCCTCCAAAACCAGGAGGACCTCTCAGCAGGCTCACATGGGTCTACTGCATGGACAGGGAGACTCAGGGCTGGTGCCCGAAGACCAAGGAGTCGTGTTgcctcacctggactcacctgcaGATGAGTCTGGGTCTACTCTAAAACAGGATGGCCTTTTTGAAGAACTCTTTCTCTCGGTTCCCTCACACTTCACCTGGAACAAACCCAAACCTGGCAACACACCCCTTTTCAG GACCTCCTCCCTACCCCCACTGGACTGGCCCCTGCCCAGCCAGTTTGGCCAGTGCGAGTTGAAGGTGGATGTGCAGCCACGGGGCCACCACAGGGCCCACTACGAGACAGAGGGGAGTCGGGGGGCCGTCAAGGCTGCCTCAGGAGGACACCCTGTAGTCAAG CTCATTGGATACAACGAGAAGCCAGTCAACCTGCAGATTTTCATTGGAACGGCAGACGATCGGTACTTGAGACCACATGTCTTCTACCAGGTGCACCGAGTAACGGGAAAGACGGTGGCTACTGCTTGCCAGGAAAGCGTAATAAGCAGTACAAAGGTTCTGGAAATCTCTCTCCTCCCCGAAAACAATATGTCCACCAG TATTGACTGTGCAGGCATCCTGAAGCTGAGGAACTCTGACATTGAGCTCAGGAAGGGGGAGACTGACATCGGGAGGAAGAACACGCGTGTGCGAGTGGCATTCCGTGTGTATATCCCTCAGCCCAGCGGCAAGGTCCTGTGTCTGCAAGCTGCCTCTATTCCTGTGGAGTGCT CCCAGCGCTCGGCCACAGACCTTCCCCAGATGCAGAGCTGCAGTCCCCTCAGCTGCTTGGTCAGTGGGGGTGGGGAGATGGTAATTACTGGCTCCAACATATCCCCCGAGTCAAAGGTCATCTTCCTGGAGAAAGGCCCTG ATGGACGCACACAGTGGGAAGTTGACGGAAAAGTTATTCGAGACAAGAGTAAAAGA TCCAGAATCGTGGTTGAGATTCCTACCTACCACAACACCACTGTGAGCTCTGCAGTCCAGGTGCAGTTCTACGTGTGCAacgggaagaggagaagaagccAAAGGCAAAACTTCACATACTTGGCTGGTGCTTCTCCACACCATTATCCCACTGCCAGTGACCATGCAGTTGTGGCTCCTCGGGTGAAGCAGGAGCTCACTGACTCAACCTATCTGTCTACTTGCAACAATCTCCCTGGCCTATATCCAACAAGCAGCAAGCAGAATTCTTCTGACGGGGCCTTCTCTCAGGACAGGCCCTTGTATGGTTCCTCTGGTGGTCACCCTGTGCCTTGTGGTCCGCCCTCCCAGCCAGCATACACTCCCTCAGGCTCCTCGCCTCTTCAGCACTCCCCTCACCTCCACAGCTACAGTCCCAGTATGGGATACCAGCGGATAAGCCCTATGCATACACCTGATTCAATGCCACCCCCTCGGACAAAGCCTGTCTACCAGGCCACACGACATAATGTGCCTTATAGTGGCCAGGCCAGCTCTCCCATGAGACTTGGTCCTGCCGCATTCCAGGTCATTCGACCTCAGTCTGCCCAGCCCAGGCCAGCTGTCTCCAGCCCTCATAGGGAAAGTGTGATGTACCAGAGCCTCATTGGACCTGATCTCTCTGTTGCCACTCTCCAGTCTGCCAGAACCCACACCCAGAATGCAACCCAGCTGCAGTCTCTAAAATACCACTTTTCCCACTCAGACTCTGACCTAGCGGCTCTACAGGCTGAGTACAATCTGAGCTACCATTCTGACAAAAACTTGCCTGCTTTGTATTCTCCCACTCCTGGAGTAGCAGCAACCTGCTCCACCTCCCCGTTAGCATCAGGCTCCTCTGGGGGTCCCTTGAGGCACCTGTCCCCCAGCAGCGCTCAGGGCCTGGCCTCTGGTATCGACCCCCAGGAATGTCCCCCGGCACCCCATTCCCTCTTCTCAAACGACAGAGGGAGGGTGAACATCAAGCAGGAACCAGAGGAGAAGCTGCCTCTTGGCTCCATGGGACTCCAGGAGATCACACTAGATGATG TGAATGAGATCATCGATAGAGACATATCTCAGCTCGGTGGCGGAGCAGCAGAGTCCAATCAACCAGAACAGGATACTTATGGATGGGATACTGTGATACTCCAGCGATAA